From Xanthomonas citri pv. mangiferaeindicae:
GCGCGCGTCGTCGCCGACGTAGACGCAATCGCGTGCCGGAATGTCGATCGCGCTGGCCGCGTGCAGCAGCGGCAACGGATGCGGCTTGCGCTCGGCCAGCGTGTCGCCGCCGATCAGGACGGCGCAGCGGTCCTGCCAACCGAGCTGCGGCAGGATGCGTTGCGCCAGCCCTTCGGGTTTGTTGGTGACGATGCCCCAGCGTGTGCCGGCGGCCTCGAGTGCGGCCAGCATCGCCTCGATGCCATCGAAGGGGCGGCTATGCCGACCCAGTTCCTCGCCGTAGACCGCCAGGAACTCCGGCACCAGGGCGACCACGCCCTCGGCATCGAGCTCGGGGAATGCGACGGCGGCCATCGCTCTCGCACCGCGCGAGACCACCGGGCGAACATCGGCCAACGCCAGCGGTGGGCGGCCGCGGGCGTCCCGCATCCGGTTGACCGTCGCCAGCATGTCGGGCGCGCTGTCGAGCAAGGTGCCGTCGAGATCGAACAACGCACCGGCCGGGAACGCCATCGGGACCTGCGCTGCCGCTGCGCCGCTCACGCTGGCTTCCGCGCCCAGGCGACGTAGTTGACGTCGGTCCGGCGGACCAGCCGGGCGGCGTTGCGCCACGGCTCGTACATCAGGCCGCTGACGTCCTTGAGTTGCAGATCGGCTTCGCGCAGCCAGCCGGCAAGCTCGGACGGCCGGATGAAGCTGTCGTAGCGATGGGTGCCGCGCGGCAGCAGCCGGGCGACGTACTCGGCGCCAACGATCGCCAATGCAAATGCGGCGGGCGTGCGGTTGAGCGTGGACACGAACAGGTGGCCGCCGGGACGCAGCAGGGTCGCGCAGGCCTGCAGGATCGCCGCCGGATCGGGCACGTGCTCGAGCATCTCCATACAGGTCACGACGTCGTAGCTGCCGGGACGCTCGGCGGCCAGGGCCTCGACCGACTGCACGCGGTAGTCGGCCTGGATGCCGGTTTCCAGCCCATGCAGGCGCGCGACCTTGACGAGATCCTCGGCCAGATCGATGCCGGTCACCTTGCCGCCGACCCGGGCCATGGCTTCGCTGAGCAGGCCACCGCCGCAGCCGACATCGAGCACGTCGGCGCCATCGAGCCGGGCGCGGGCACGCACGTATTCGAGCCGCGCCGGGTTGAGCGCATGCAGCGGGCGTTGCGGCCCGTCGACATCCCACCAGCGGCTGGCCAGTGCGCCGAACTTGTCGAGCTCAGCCTGATCGTAGTTGTCGTGTCGGGCGTTCATGCGGGCCTCGTCATGCACCGGTGCGTAGCGTTGAAATGCGGTCCCGCCACTGGCGGGCATTGGCGGCGATCGCCTCGAGGTCGAACCCGACCAGCGCGCGCGCGCGCAGCTTGGGCTGCCCGGCGATCCAGACATCGCTGACCTGGTGGCGGCCGGCGGCGTAGATCAGCTGGGAGACGACATGGTGCAGCGGCTGGGTCTCGATCGGCGACAGGTCGACGCAGATCAGGTCAGCCTGCTTGCCGACCTCGATCGAGCCGATCCGGTCGCCGAAGCCGATCGCGCGCGCGCCGCCGAGCGTGGCCGCGCGCAGCGCGGTGAACGCATCGAAGCCGGCCGCGTCGCCAGCCACCGCCTTGGCGAGGATCGCGGCGGTGCGGGTCTCGCCGAACATATCCAGGTCGTTGTTGCTGGCAACGCCATCGGTGCCGATCGCCACGTTGACGCCCGCGCGCTCGAGCGCACAGGCCGGGCAGAAGCCCGAGGCGAGCTTGAGATTGGATTCGGGGCAATGCACCACGCTGACGCCGCGCTCGGCGCACAGGTGGATTTCGCCCTCGGTCAGCTGGGTCATGTGCACCGCGATCAGGCGGTCGTTGATCAGGCCGAGCCGGTCGAGCCGCGCGATCGGCCGCTGGCCATACTGCTGCAGCGACTGTTCGACCTCCTGGGCGGTCTCGTGCAGATGCAGATGGATCGGCACGTCGAGCTGGTCGGCGAGCATGCGCACGCGCTCGAAATTGGCGTCGTTGACCGTGTACGGTGCGTGCGGCGCGAACGCGGTCGCGATCAGCGGATCGTCGCGCCACTGGTCGTGGACCTCACCGGCGCGGTCGAAGTACTCGTCGTCGCTGCTGGCCCAGGCGGTCGGAAAATCGATGACCGGCAAGCCGATGCGCGCACGGAACCCGTGCTGGCGGTAGACCGCCGCCTGCACATCGGGGAAGAAGTAGTTCTCGTTGACGCAGGTCGTACCGCCGCGCAGCATCTCGGCCAGCGCCAGCGTGATGCCGTCGGCGACGAACTCCGGTCCGATCACGGCGGCCTCGACCGGCCAGATGTGTTGTTGCAGCCAGACCATCAGCGGCAGGTCGTCGGCAATCCCGCGCAACAACGTCATCGGGTTGTGGGTGTGCGCGTTGACCAGGCCGGGCAGCAGCGCCGACTGTGGGCGGCTGACCGTCTGCGCGGGCGCGAAACGTTGCCGCGCCTCGGCGATCGGCAGCACGGCCACAATCTCGCCGCGGTGGACTGCGACAGCGTGGTCGTCGAGCACGATCGCGTGCGGCTCCACGGGCACGACATGGCCGGCTTCGATCAACAAGTCGATGGACTGGGGCGATGGATCTTGCATGCTCA
This genomic window contains:
- a CDS encoding N-ethylammeline chlorohydrolase (Catalyzes the hydrolytic cleavage of a carbon-halogen bond in N-ethylammeline) → MQDPSPQSIDLLIEAGHVVPVEPHAIVLDDHAVAVHRGEIVAVLPIAEARQRFAPAQTVSRPQSALLPGLVNAHTHNPMTLLRGIADDLPLMVWLQQHIWPVEAAVIGPEFVADGITLALAEMLRGGTTCVNENYFFPDVQAAVYRQHGFRARIGLPVIDFPTAWASSDDEYFDRAGEVHDQWRDDPLIATAFAPHAPYTVNDANFERVRMLADQLDVPIHLHLHETAQEVEQSLQQYGQRPIARLDRLGLINDRLIAVHMTQLTEGEIHLCAERGVSVVHCPESNLKLASGFCPACALERAGVNVAIGTDGVASNNDLDMFGETRTAAILAKAVAGDAAGFDAFTALRAATLGGARAIGFGDRIGSIEVGKQADLICVDLSPIETQPLHHVVSQLIYAAGRHQVSDVWIAGQPKLRARALVGFDLEAIAANARQWRDRISTLRTGA
- a CDS encoding phosphoglycolate phosphatase, translating into MAFPAGALFDLDGTLLDSAPDMLATVNRMRDARGRPPLALADVRPVVSRGARAMAAVAFPELDAEGVVALVPEFLAVYGEELGRHSRPFDGIEAMLAALEAAGTRWGIVTNKPEGLAQRILPQLGWQDRCAVLIGGDTLAERKPHPLPLLHAASAIDIPARDCVYVGDDARDILAARAAGMPSIVALWGYRLDDDDPIAWQGDAMLDTPDALLQPAAWPRPT
- a CDS encoding bifunctional 3-demethylubiquinol 3-O-methyltransferase/2-polyprenyl-6-hydroxyphenol methylase is translated as MNARHDNYDQAELDKFGALASRWWDVDGPQRPLHALNPARLEYVRARARLDGADVLDVGCGGGLLSEAMARVGGKVTGIDLAEDLVKVARLHGLETGIQADYRVQSVEALAAERPGSYDVVTCMEMLEHVPDPAAILQACATLLRPGGHLFVSTLNRTPAAFALAIVGAEYVARLLPRGTHRYDSFIRPSELAGWLREADLQLKDVSGLMYEPWRNAARLVRRTDVNYVAWARKPA